Proteins from a single region of Schistocerca gregaria isolate iqSchGreg1 chromosome 3, iqSchGreg1.2, whole genome shotgun sequence:
- the LOC126355784 gene encoding mucin-5AC-like, protein MSVFTVVNTCVILLVCNLFLSTYASAQPIMCMYMMPDGALVPGPCLSYGYYVFCYECENAEVTQSATTQHATTGRDTVSTTTFVPKTRPPTESTSQPTPTDLTPPRTTVRSTTPETTSTSFTTTTTTVENSSPTSLSATTTTISQQTTTAAPTTTSTPVSTTESRNTKPTTTTVASVPITTTEAISSTAGTTASRLTTTTTARNTVISTLEVTTTSTSGTGAAITEKPTMSPSTERFTSTVTPIPTTTAQTAAGNNNTTHQTTASGATSTITASTESGISQPLATTTLPANATELETLSTASRSSFPTPPAPVTSTRRPRTTKRRRRTTTTTTTVPTEQTSTPSIATAAGTGSTSLPVTVTSQTAAGNNNTTHQTIATGATSTISASTETGISQPSATTTLPANATELETLTTASGSSFPTTPAPVTSTRRPRTTKRRRRTTTTTTTISTVSSEEPSAPTATATSLTTSSPGEVTSENTTAASIATITTEQTATPSSPATFTSTLQATTTSLPTTTTPLQTTTTIATVPTTTTTTLQTTTTTTSPSSTSTPTTPTTTTTTSTTLAPTTTTTTLQTTTSSASPTTTAVPTTSTERTTPNFDPDPE, encoded by the coding sequence ATGAGTGTTTTCACAGTTGTAAATACGTGTGTCATACTTCTGGTGTGTAACCTATTTCTGAGCACGTATGCGTCTGCTCAGCCGATCATGTGCATGTACATGATGCCAGACGGTGCACTTGTGCCAGGACCGTGCCTTTCCTACGGTTACTACGTCTTCTGCTACGAGTGCGAAAATGCAGAAGTCACTCAGTCAGCTACAACACAGCATGCAACAACTGGTCGTGACACAGTTTCCACCACGACTTTTGTTCCTAAGACAAGGCCGCCGACCGAGTCTACTTCACAGCCAACTCCTACTGATTTGACACCGCCCAGAACTACAGTCAGGAGCACAACACCAGAAACAACATCTACAtcgttcacaacaacaacaacaacagtggagaACTCCTCGCCAACAAGCCTATCAGCTACCACTACCACGATCAGTCAGCAAACGACAACTGCAGCACCTACAACTACTTCCACGCCAGTCTCCACGACAGAGTCTAGAAACACTAAGCCTACAACGACAACCGTTGCTTCAGTCCCAATAACTACGACGGAAGCGATTTCCTCTACAGCTGGAACAACTGCTTCTCGACTGACGACGACTACCACAGCGAGAAATACCGTAATTAGTACTCTGGAAGTAACAACTACTTCCACTTCAGGCACAGGAGCAGCTATCACTGAAAAACCTACGATGTCACCCAGTACAGAGAGATTCACAAGCACTGTCACGCCAATACCTACAACCACGGCGCAAACGGCTGCGGGTAACAACAACACCACTCATCAAACCACTGCATCAGGCGCCACATCGACAATTACGGCAAGTACTGAGAGTGGAATAAGCCAACCTTTAGCAACTACAACCCTGCCAGCAAACGCAACAGAACTGGAGACGCTCTCCACCGCATCAAGAAGTTCCTTCCCGACTCCACCTGCTCCTGTAACGAGCACCAGGCGTCCtagaacaacaaaaagaagaagacggacgacgaccaccaccacaacTGTCCCCACCGAACAGACGTCGACTCCGAGCATCGCTACAGCTGCTGGCACTGGTTCCACTTCGTTGCCTGTTACAGTCACGTCGCAAACCGCTGCGGGGAACAACAACACTACTCATCAAACCATTGCAACTGGAGCCACATCGACGATTTCGGCAAGTACTGAGACTGGAATAAGCCAACCTTCAGCAACTACAACCCTGCCAGCAAACGCAACAGAGCTGGAGACGCTCACCACCGCATCAGGAAGTTCCTTCCCGACTACACCTGCTCCTGTAACGAGCACCAGGCGTCCTAGAACAACAAAAAGACGGAGACGGACCACTACTACAACGACGACGATCTCTACAGTCTCCTCCGAAGAACCGTCGGCTCCGACCGCCACTGCAACGTCACTGACCACGTCATCTCCTGGAGAGGTGACATCTGAGAATACAACTGCAGCTTCCATAGCAACAATCACCACCGAACAAACAGCAACTCCTTCATCTCCAGCTACCTTCACTTCCACCCTACAAGCAACTACAACTTCATTGCCGACGACCACCACCCCTTTGCAAACGACCACGACTATTGCTACAGTGCCAACGACCACCACTACCACACTAcaaactactacaactactacttcaCCGTCGTCGACCTCGACCCCCACTACCCCTACAACGACAACTACCACGAGCACTACTTTAGCCCCTACGACCACTACTACAACTCTACAAACAACAACTTCATCAGCTTCCCCAACAACTACAGCTGTTCCAACAACTTCGACTGAGAGAACTACTCCTAATTTTGATCCGGATCCAGAATGA